Proteins found in one Nerophis ophidion isolate RoL-2023_Sa linkage group LG21, RoL_Noph_v1.0, whole genome shotgun sequence genomic segment:
- the LOC133539465 gene encoding general transcription factor II-I repeat domain-containing protein 2-like: MEAVAFLADITSHLKDLNLKLQGKKNTVCELMPEVRAFQRKLELFKSDIQEELLHFPKLLELTKGEGDHQCHLEFLEKLIANFKTRFDGFSLGKQVLLFTENLFLIRNVSVLSAEAKQVFPWPRAASLQTELIDLQESVALKEARCDAITFWSKLVIPSKFPLLHKMALSHPHNVCLNIQL; this comes from the exons ATGGAAGCTGTGGCATTTTTGGCTGATATAACCTCCCATCTCAAAGACCTAAATCTCAAGCTACAGGGGAAGAAGAACACAGTGTGTGAGCTGATGCCAGAAGTCCGTGCCTTCCAGAGGAAGCTGGAGCTTTTCAAAAGTGACATACAG GAGGAACTGCTCCACTTCCCCAAACTTCTGGAACTGACCAAAGGAGAGGGAGATCATCAGTGCCATTTGGAATTCTTGGAAAAACTCATTGCAAATTTCAAGACTCGCTTTGATGGCTTCAGTTTGGGAAAACAAGTCCTGCTGTTCACTGAAAACCTATTCCTGATCAGAAATGTGAGTGTGCTCTCTGCAGAAGCAAAACAAGTCTTCCCATGGCCCAGAGCTGCTTCACTGCAGACTGAGCTAATTGACCTCCAAGAAAGTGTCGCACTGAAAGAGGCTCGGTGTGACGCCATCACCTTCTGGTCAAAGCTGGTCATTCCTTCCAAGTTCCCTCTGCTGCATAAGATGGCCCTGtcacatcctcacaatgtttGCCTCAACATACAGCTGTGA